In Caloranaerobacter sp. TR13, the genomic stretch TACTGTTTCATACTTCGAATGGGTACAAAACTTAATGAATTACTACTGGAGCTTCGAAGAAGTACAAGAAAAAGAAGAAAGATTAATGGTGAAAGCGTTCAATGAAATATATGAATTAATGGAAGAACATAAAGTTAATATGAGAACTGCAGCATACATGATGTCAATTAAGAGAGTAGCTGAAGCTATGAAATTAAGAGGTTGGTATTAATAAAAAGCTGGCGTAATTGCCAGCTTTTTTTCGTTTGGACGAACTCTAATAGGAAGGGTGTATGGTTTTGAAGATAACTGAAGATAAAGATAAAGTTATCATTGAAAATCTAGAAGATTTTGAACCTGAGCATATATTCGAATGTGGACAGTGTTTTAGGTGGAATAAAGAGGATGATGGTAGTTATACAGGTGTAGCAAATGGGAAAATCATAAATGTAAAAAAAGAAGATGGGATAATTATTTTTTCTAATACTAATCTAAATGAATTTAATGATATTTGGTTTGAATATTTTGATTTAGGTAGGGATTATAGCAAAATAAAAAGAGAGCTTTCAAAGGATAAAATTTTGAAGAAAGCTGTAGAATATGGCTACGGTATAAGAATATTAAAGCAGGATGTTTGGGAGGTTTTAATATCGTTTATTATTTCGGCTAATAATAGGATACCGATGATAAAAAGAGCTATAGAAAATTTAAGTCAAAAATATGGAGAGTTGATTGGTGAATATAATGGGAAAAAATATTATAGTTTTCCTAAAGCAGATGCTCTTAGTAGGCTGACGATAGATGATATAAAAGATTGTAAGACAGGTTTTAGAGCTAAATACATATTTAATGCTGCTGCAATTGTTTCGAATAAGCAGATGGATATCTATAGATTGAAAAACTTAACTACAGAAGAAGCGAAAAAAGAATTGATGTTATTTGCTGGTGTAGGACCAAAGGTTGCTGATTGCATAATGTTATTTTCTATGGAAAAGTATGATGCTTTTCCGATAGATGTTTGGGTGAAGAGGGTAATGGAGTATTTTTATCTTAAAAAAGATACTAAACTTAAAGATATACAAAAATATGCACAAAATAAATTTGGGGAATATGCAGGATTTGCGCAGCAGTATCTATTTTATTATGCAAGGGAGCATGATATTAGGTACTAGGTGCTGGGTGTTAGAAGAGATCAGGGGACAGGGGACAGAGAACAGGGGACAGAAAGCTGGCAACCCCAAAAACAGAGAAAAACAAAGAAAATAGAATAAAAAATGAAATAAACAGACATAATTGGCTGTAATTCGGAAAAACAAAGAATGAAAGTGTTTGCCTACATAATATCTATTTTATAACATATATTTGTAGGCATTAGCACTCGGTGTTAGTGAGTGCTAACAATTAGGAAAGTAATATCATTTAATATAAATTATGATAAGGAGGGTTATAAGATGAAAATTAAACCATTAGGTGACAGAGTGGTTATTAAGAAAATCGAGGTTGAAGAAAAAACTAAAAGTGGTATTGTTCTACCAAGTTCAGCTAAAGAGCAGCCTCAAATGGCAGAAGTAATAGCTGTAGGACCTGGAATTACTAACGATGAGAAGAAAAAAGAAGAATTAAAAGTAGGAGATAAAGTAATATTCTCAAAATATGCTGGTACAGAAGTTAAGGTAGATGGAGAAGAATATACTATCTTAAAATTAGTAGATATCTTAGCGGTAATTGAATAATAGGTACTAGGTACTGGGTACTAGGTACTGGGATAAAGAAATGTAAAATTCAAAATGTAAAATGAAGAATTAGTTAACAGTGAACAGTTCACAGATGGTTAGAAGTGAAAGACGGTTTGATATTAAAAAAAGAAAAAGGAGGTAATTTAATATGGCAAAGGAAATAAAATTTAGTGAAGAAGCTCGCCGTGCAATGGAAAGAGGTATAAACAAATTAGCTGATACTGTTAAAGTAACTTTAGGGCCAAAAGGAAGAAATGTTGTTTTAGATAAGAAGTTTGGTTCACCACTTATTACAAATGATGGTGTTACAATAGCTCGTGAAATAGAGTTAAAAGACCCATATGAGAACATGGGAGCTCAATTAGTTAAAGAAGTTGCTACAAAAACTAATGATGTTGCTGGAGATGGTACTACTACAGCTACATTATTAGCTCAAGCTATTATAAGAGAAGGATTAAAGAATGTAGCTGCTGGTGCTAACCCAATGTTAATTAAGAAAGGTATACATAAAGCAGTAGATGCTGCAGTAGAAGAACTTAAAGCTTTATCAAAACCAGTTGAAGGTAAAGAAGCTATAGCTCAAGTTGCTTCAATTTCAGCAGCTGACGAAGAAATTGGAAAATTAATCGCTGAAGCCATGGAAAAAGTAGGAAAAGATGGCGTTATTACAGTTGAAGAGTCAAAATCAATGGGAACTACATTAGAAGTAGTTGAAGGTATGCAATTTGATAGAGGATATTTATCACCTTACATGGTAACTGATGCAGAAAAAATGGAAGCTGTATTAGACGACCCATACATTTTAATCACAGATAGAAAAATATCAAATATACAAGATTTATTACCTATCTTAGAGCAAATAGTTCAACAAGGAAAGCAGTTATTAATAATAGCTGAAGATGTAGAAGGAGAAGCTTTAGCTACATTAGTTGTTAATAAATTAAGAGGTACATTCACTTGTGTAGCTGTTAAAGCTCCAGGATTTGGTGATAGAAGAAAAGAAATGTTAAGAGATATTGCTATCTTAACTGGTGGAGAAGTTATTTCAGAAGAGTTAGGATACGACTTAAAAGAAGCTACAATTGAAATGTTAGGAAAAGCTAGCAGAGTAAAAGTTGATAAAGAAAATACTACAATTGTAGGTGGAGCTGGTTCAGAAGAAGCTATTAAAGATAGAATTAAGCAAATCAAGATTCAAATCGAAGAAACAACTTCAGATTTTGATAGAGAGAAATTACAAGAAAGATTAGCTAAATTATCAGGTGGAGTTGCTGTTATCCAAGTTGGTGCAGCTACTGAAACTGAATTAAAAGAGAAAAAATTAAGAATAGAAGATGCTTTAGCTGCAACAAGAGCAGCAGTTGAAGAAGGTATAGTTCCAGGTGGTGGAACTGCATTAATCAACGTAATTCCTGCAGTTGAAAAAGTACTTGAAACTGAAACAGGAGATGTTAAGACAGGTGTAGATATAATAAGAAGAGCTTTAGAAGAACCAGTAAGACAAATTGCAGCAAATGCTGGTTTAGAAGGCTCAGTTATAGTTGAAAAAGTTAAATCAAGCGAAAAAGGTATTGGATTTGACGCATTAAATGAAAAATATGTAAATATGATTGAAGCTGGTATAGTAGACCCAACTAAAGTTACAAGATCAGCTCTTCAAAATGCTGCATCAGTGTCAGCAATGGTATTAACTACTGAAGCTGTAGTAGCAGATAAAGAAGAAGAGAAAGATATGGGAATGGGTGGCGGAATGCCTGGCGGAATGCCAATGATGTAATAAAAAACCTCCGGTTTTGCCGGGGGTTTTTTATTTATTGTATAGATTGAAATTTTTCTACTGTATTAAGTAAATCTGACTCACTTACCAAACGACTTCGATTCCATCCTCTTTCATCCATTATCTTATATATTGTATATTGAATATCTTGAATATCGTTTAGACATTCAGATAGTATTTTTCTTAAAACTGGGCATGTCGATTCAACAATTGTATTGTTATAAGAAATTGCTAATTCTTTTTCTGACAAGACTAAGTCATTTAATATTTCTTGTTCTGATAAATTATTAATAATATACATGAGGCATGCCTCCTTTTATGTGAGTTGACAGGAAATAAAAAACAGTTACCAGTTACCAGAGAACAGACGACAGGATAAATAAGTTGCCAGTTGCCAGAGAACAGTTTCCAGTTTTCTGTCCCCTGTTCCTATCAACTATTTACTAAATTCTACATTTTCCATTTTCAATTTTTAATTTTTTTACTCCTGTTCCCAGTTCTCTTGTTTTTAGTTTTTTAATACCTGTTCTCTGTTCCCTGTTATCTGTCCCCTACCAACCAAATAACTAAGTACTTTCTTATAATTTCTCTTATGTCTCTTACTGGCGTTGTAACATAAATTTTTGAGTTCGCTGTCATAACACATTTCTGCATAGTTTAAATATTTTTTATATAGTAATTTTTCTTGTTTTAGTTGCTCTTCGATTAACGAGAGTGTTTTATAATCCAATTTAGAATTTAAATCTGCCATGGCATTACCTCCGTTTGTTTATTCAGTTACCAGTTGCCAGGGTACAGTTGCCAGTTTTCTGTTTTCTAATCTCTGTTCTCTGTCCTCTGTTCTCTATTTTTTTCATTTACTATTAGTATTTTACTTAATAAAAAATATATAGCATGTAAAAAAGAGATAGCAAACAATAAAATAGTTTAAATTGAAAAAAAGGGAAAAATGTATATGGCATAATTTACTTTGACAAAATAGTGATTAAACGAGGTAACTAAATAAAAAATGTTATATTTTGACTGATTATCTGATATAAGTGGAGATATATAAAGTTTTTATTTAATTTTTTGAAAACTTAAAAAATAATATATAGACAAAATAAAAAAAATATGTTATATTAAATTAAGGAAAACGATTACGTAGTGAATAGATGGGTGGTAAGCTATGAAAATAACAATAAAAGATGTAGCTAAAAAGGCAAACGTTTCAGTTGCTACCGTTTCAAGGATACTTAATAATCTAGGAGGATATTCTGAAGAAACCAAAGAAAAGGTCTTGAAAGTAATTGACGAAATAGGATATCAAAGAAATGAGATAGCTAGAGGGTTGATAACCAAAAGTACTAATACAATAGGAGTTTTAGTGCCAAATGTATCAACAAATTTTTATGCAGAAATATTAAATGGTATTGAGGATACTGCCCATAAAAATGGATATAGTGTTGTAGTATGTAATACAGGAATAGGTGGGAAAAGAACATTAGCCTATTTAGACGTTTTATCATCGAGACAAGTAGATGGAATTGTTATAACTAGCCTTACTCCAAAAGAGGAATATGAGAAAGCGATAATATCTACTAGAATTCCTAGTATACTTGTGTCTACAATGTCATTTAGATATCAGCTACCCTTTATAAGAGTAGATGATAAATTAGCTGCATATAGTGCAACAAAATATTTGATAGAAAAAGGACATAGGAAAATTGCAATGATTGCTGGAAATGAAGATGACCCAATAGCAGGCATTCCGAGAGTAGAAGGATATATGCAGGCTCTTAGGGATTATAATGTAGCAATTGATAAAGAACTTATCAGACATGGTGACTTTTCATATGAAAGTGGAATCAAGTGTATGAGAGGATTGCTTGAAGATAAAAAAGATTTTACAGCTGTTTTTGCAGCCAGCGATGATATGGCAATAGGTGCATTGTATGTAGCTTACAAAAATGGAATTTCTATACCTGATGAATTATCTGTAGTTGGATATGACAATACAATGACAGCTCGAATGTCTATTCCACCTTTAACTACTTTAGCACAGCCTTTGTATGAAATGGGCAAAAGAGCAGTAAGCTCATTACTAAAAAAGATATCTAAAGGAGAAAGTATAGAGAGTATAATTATGCCTCATAAAATTATAGAGAGGGATACAGTTAAAAGTATATAATTTTTTTTAATCATATAGTAAACGTTTACGTAAATACCAGTAGACTTAAATTTAATTTTTTAAATAAATCTAGATAAGTGTAGTCCTTTTGAATGTTTGTGGAGTTTTGCAACAAACTAATATATTCAAGAAAAGGGGGGAGGTAACCGAACTTATAAATTATTAAAACTTCAATATTTGAAAGTCAAAATTACTTTAAACTTTTGACACTACCAAATAAAATGGAGGGGGAAGTTTATGAAAAAGAAATTTAAAAAACTTATGTGTATGATGCTAACTTTAATTGTTGTTGCATCTGTTTTTACTGGATGTAGTCAATCAAGTGATGTATCAGGCAAAGACGGAAAGATAGAGTTAGAGCTTTTCTCTAACAAATCTGAAAGTAAGACAACTCTAGAAAACTTTATTAAGGAATTTGAAAAAGAGAATCCAAATATTCATATTGTAGTAAACGTACCACCAGAAGCAGGAACAGTTTTACGTACTAGGTTAACAAAGAATGATATTCCAGATATATTAAGTATAGGTGGTACTGCAACATATGGAGAACTTGCAAGAGCAGGTGTTTTATTGGATTTAACAGATACAGAAATGGTTAAAAAAGTACAACCAGCTTATATAAAGATGATAGGTAAGCTTGTAGGAAATAATGATGGTAAAGTATACGGAATACCATATGCTACTAACGCCAATGGAATCTTATACAATAAAGATATGTTTAAAGAGTTAGGATTGGATGTTCCTAAAACATGGGATGAACTAATTGCTACAGCTGAAAAAATAAAGGCTGCAGGAAAAGTACCTTTCTATTTGACATTAAAAGATGCATGGACAGCAATGATTCCATGGAATGCTCTAGCAGCTAACATACCAAGTGATGATTTTATTGAAAAAAGAAATTCAAACCAAACTACTTTTAAGGCTACACATAAGGAAGTAGCAGAAAAGATGTTAACGCTATTAAAATATGGTCATGACGATAATTTTGGTGTAGGATATTCTGATGGAAATACTGCATTTGCACAAGGTAAATCAGTTATGTACTTACAAGGTAACTGGGCAATTCCTGAAATAAAGAGAGCAAATCCTAATATTAATGTAGGTATATTTCCATTCCCTTCAACAAATAATGTAGAAAGAAACAGACTGATTTCAGGTGTGGATGTTCTTTTTGCAGTATCAGCTAATACTAAACATAAAGAAGCTGCATTAAAGTTCATAGAATTTATGACAAGAAAAGAAAATGCTGAAAAATATATAAAAGAACAAAAAGCACTTTCTGCATTAAAAGGTGTTTATCAAAAAGATGAGGTTATGGAAGGAGTACTTGATTGCTTCAAGACTGGAAGAATTACAAGCTTCCCAGATCATTACTATCCACCAGGAATGCAAGTTCCAAATCTTGTACAGGAATTCTTAGTAAAAAAAGATGTAAATGCATTCTTAGAAAAACTTGATGAAGAATGGGATAAGGTTAAACAACATTAGATCTTGAAAAGAAGAGTATATAGCTTTTAACATCCGTTAAAAGCTATATACTTTAATAATGTATTGTCAAAGGGGGTTGTATTTTGAAAAAAAAGAATTATACTTATTTTTTAATGGCTATTCCAGCTGTAACGCTTTTTTTTATCTTTCATACTCTTCCTGCATTGAAAGGGATATTTTACAGTTTTACTGACTGGAAGGGATATGGTAATTGGAACTTTATAGGATTTAAAAACTATATTAACGTATTTAAAGATGAACGTGTTTTACATTCATATTTTTTCACATTTAAATTTGCCGTAACTACAACAATTATTGTTAATATAATAAGTTTAGCTCTTGCTCTAGGTCTAAACGCAAAAATAAAGTTAAAAAATTTCCTAAGAGGACTATATTTTATACCTAACATTCTAGGAGTTCTTATTGTAGGCTTTGTTTTTAACTATATTTTTACTTACTTTATACCAAGCATAGGTAAAGCCCTTAACATTGATATTCTTAGTAAAAGTATACTGGGTAATCCAGACCTTGCATGGTTAGGAATTGTAGTGGTTACTGCATGGCAGTCAATAGCGTTTAATACCATCATATATTTATCTGGGCTCCAAACTATACCAGAGGAGTTATATGAAGCTAGTTCTATTGACGGAGCTAACAAATTGAAATCCTTCTGGCATATTACATTACCACTAATTTCACCATTTTTTACTGTTAACATGGTTATAGCTATGAAGAACTTCCTTATGGTTTTTGACCAAATAATGGCTATGACTGGAGGAGGTCCAGGTCGAGCTACAGAATCCATATCTGTTTTAATATATCGTGGAGGATTCCAAGGAAGTGAGTTTGCTTATCAGTCAGCTAATGCAGTTATCTTTTTTATAACAATAGTAACTATTTCTTTATTCCAACTAAAAGTCTTGCAAAAGAGGGAGGTCGAACTTTAATTGAAAAAAAGAGGTTTACACAAAACCAATTGGGTTGTAACAATTTTAATGATTTTAGGGTCGTTATTCGTCCTATTTCCTTTATATCTTTCTATAGTAGTAGCTTTAAAAAGCCCTCAAGAAACAGCCCAATCTATATTACTTTTGCCTAAAAAATTACATTTTGAAAATTTTACTGAAGCTATAAGAATGACAAACTATTTTAGAGCATTTTTTAACAGTTTCATAATTACAGTTTTTAGTGTTAGCTTTACATTATTAACTAATTCATTGGTAGCATATGCAATAGGAAGAAACATGCATAAGAAAATATTTAGAGGGATGTACTATTATTTAGTTAGTGCAATGTTTGTACCTTTCTCAATAATTATGCTTCCTATTGTTAAACAGACAAGTGCTTGGAATCTTGATAATAAAATAGGTCTGATTATTTTATATACTGTATATGGACTAGCATTTAATACATTTCTTTATGTAGCTTATATAAAATCTTTGCCTAGAGATTTTGAAGAAGCTGCAATTATTGAAGGTGCATCAACTTGGCAAATATTTTGGAAGATTATTTTTCCACTTCTTAAACCTATAAATGCAACTATTATTGTATTAACATGCTTATGGGTATGGAATGACTTTATGTTGCCACTTATTTTATTGAGTAAACCTGAAATGGCAACTTTACCTCTTGTTCAATATGTGTTTAGATCACAATTTAATACAAATTATAATCTGGCATTTGCATCATATCTATTAGCATCAGCTCCATTGCTTATAGTTTATCTATTAGCGCAAAGATTTATAATCAGTGGAGTAACAAAGGGTGCAATAAAATAATAAACAATATATTTAATTTACATCAAAGGGGAACGAGAATATGGAAAAGAAATGGTGGAAAGAATCTGTAATATATCAAGTTTATCCAAGAAGCTTTTACGACTCTAACGGTGATGGTATAGGAGATTTACGAGGTATAATACAAAAGCTAGATTATATAAAGGACTTAGGAGCTAATGTTATATGGCTAAATCCTGTATATAAATCTCCAAATACTGATAATGGTTATGATATAAGTGATTATTATGATATAATGGATGAATTTGGAACGATGGAGGATTTTGATGAACTTCTTGAAGAAGTACATAAAAGAGGTATGAAATTGATAATGGACCTTGTTGTAAATCATACTTCAGATGAGCATATATGGTTTATAGAATCACGTTCATCAAAGGATAATCCTTATAGAGACTTTTATATATGGAGACCTGGAAAGGACGGAAAGGAGCCTAATAACTGGCTTTCAATGTTTGGTGGTTCTGCATGGAAATATGATGAAAAAACTAATGAATACTATCTACATATCTTTGCAGAAAAACAACCTGACTTAAACTGGGAAAACCCAAAGGTTAGAGAAGAAGTTTATAAAATGATGAAATGGTGGCTTGACAAAGGTATAGATGGTTTTAGAATGGATGTTATAAACTTTATATCTAAAGTAAATGAACTTCCAGATGATTTAGATGCTGAAGATGAAAATAGACTTCCTGGTTCAAAATATTACTTAAATGGCCCTAAGGTACATGATTATCTTAAAGAAATGAATGAAAAGGTATTAAGTAAGTATGATGTGATGACAGTAGGTGAGACTCCAGGAGTTACACCAGAAATAGCAAAGCTATATGTAAATAGTGATAGAAATGAGCTTAACATGTTATTTCAATTTGAATTAATGGGCTTGGATTGTGGACCAAGTGGGAAATGGGATACTGTACCATGGAGTTTAAGAGATTTTAAAAAGATAATGTACAAATGGTACTTAGCTTTAAAGGATAAAGGATGGAATTCACTATATTTAAATAATCATGACCAACCAAGGTCTTTATCTAGATTTGGGAATGATGAAAAATATAGAGTTGAATCAGCTAAGCTACTGGCAACTCTTGTGCATACATGGCATGGAACACCATACATCTATCAAGGTGAAGAAATAGGAATGACAAACATTAAACTTGAAGATATTAATGACTATAGGGATATAGAAACATTCAATTTCTATAAAGAGAAAATAAAAGAAGGCTGGGATGTTCAAAAGATAATGGATGCAATACATGTAAAGAGTAGGGATAATGCAAGGACACCAATGCAATGGAGTTCAGAAGCAAATGGAGGCTTTACTAGTGGTGAACCATGGATAAAGGTAAATCCAAATTATAAGACTATTAATGTAGAAAATGAATTAAAAAATCCTGATTCTATATTAAATTATTATAAGAAGCTCATAAAGTTAAGAGCAGAAAATGACATAATAGTATATGGTGATGTTAAACTAATTTTAGAAGAAGATGATAATATATTTGCATATTTGAGAACTTTAGAGGAAGAAAGGCTTTTTGTATTGCTAAACTTTTCTGAAGAGGAAGTTGAATTTAATATGCCTGATGAAATCCAATGCGAAGATTCTGTTATATTACTTAGCAATTATAAAGTGGATTCTAACAAAATCGATAATATAACTCTAAGACCTTATGAGGCAAGAATATATAGATTATATTAGAAAAATTATATATTTAATCAAGCTTTAGACAAAATAAAATATTTATGAAAATAACGCTCATGCGAAAGAATTTAGAAAAAACTATAGACATAAATTTTTTAACTAAATTCTTTCAAGCATTCACTTTTATTTTCATATATTTTCTAAAGATTAACTTTGTCAATAAGCTCATATCAAATATACTTATGTAAAAAAATAGATAAATGTAGGTTTGATAAAAAACTCCTTTCTGGTAATAAACAACAAATAAAATCTAAACCGGAAAGGAGTTTTTTATAATCCATAGGAAATTATAAACTGCATTGACTTGGAGATAATTTTAAATATAATTTCCGTAATGGATTTCAACAAAATCTTCATTAATTTATTCAAATCGAAGATTTTGTTCTTAAAAGTTTAGAATTAATAATCTTGACAATTTTATGAATTTCTGTTAACTTAAAAAGAAAACTAAATAGCGGCTGTCACTCATATAATTTCTGGAATATGGCCAGAGAGTCTCTACCAGACAACCGTAAATTGTCTGACTATGAGTGGGATTTTGTATCAAACCTAGCTATATTTGTAGCTAAGGTATAGTTTTTGTACCCAAAACACAAATTCCACTCAGGAGTTTGTGTTTTTTTGATTTTATTGTCTAATAATAAATTTGAGGAGGAATTTTAATGGAAAAGTTTTTAAAAGAAGGATTGACCTTTGATGATGTTCTTTTAATACCAGCTAAATCTGAAGTGCTACCTAAAGAAGTGTGTGTTGAAACTTACCTTACAAGAAAAATCAAGCTTAACATTCCTATAATGAGCGCGGGCATGGATACGGTTACGGAAGCTAAGTTGGCTATAGCTATTGCGAGAGAGGGCGGAATCGGTATTATTCATAAAAATATGTCTATAGAGAGACAGGCTATGGAAGTAGATAAAGTTAAGAGATCAGAGCACGGAGTTATAACAAATCCTTTCTATCTTTCACCAGAGCATAATGTATCGGATGCATTAGAACTTATGGAAAGATACCATATATCTGGAGTTCCAATAACTGATGAAAATAAAAAATTAGTGGGTATTATAACAAATAGAGATATAAGGTTTGAAACTGATACAAGCAAAAAAATTAAAGAAGTTATGACTAAAGATAATCTTGTTACAGCTAAAAAAGGGATTTCTATGGACCAAGCTCAGGAGTTAATGAAAAAATATAAAATAGAAAAACTTCCGTTAGTCGATGATGATGGAAAATTAGTAGGGCTAATTACAATTAAAGATATTGAAAAATCTATAGAATATCCAAATTCAGCTAAGGACAATAAGGGTAGATTATTAGTTGGAGCGGCAGTTGGGGTTACAAAAGATATACTTGATAGAGTTAAAGCATTGGTGGATGCACAGGTGGATGTTGTTGTTATAGATACAGCACATGGTCATTCTAAAGGGGTTATTGAAGCTGTAAGTAAGGTAAAAGAAAGATTCCCTGAACTTCAGTTGATAGCTGGGAATGTTGCAACAGCAGAGGCTACTGAAGATTTAATAAAGGCTGGAGCAGATGCCGTTAAAGTAGGTATAGGACCTGGTTCAATTTGTACAACAAGAGTTGTAGCTGGTGTAGGAGTACCTCAGATTACTGCTATTTATGATTGTGCACAAGCGGCAAAGAAATACAACATTCCTATTATAGGGGATGGAGGTATTAAATATTCTGGTGATATAGTTAAGGCTATAGCTGCAGGGGCAGATGTAGTTATGATGGGATCTTTGTTTGCTGGAACTGAAGAAAGCCCAGGAGAAACTGTGTTATATCAAGGCAGGAGATTTAAAGTATACAGAGGTATGGGTTCAATAGGAGCTATGTCTTCTGGAAGCAAAGATAGATATTTCCAAGAAGATAGTAAAAAACTAGTACCTGAAGGAGTAGAAGGAAGAGTTCCATATAAAGGACCACTTAAAGATACTATATTCCAATTAGTTGGTGGACTTAAGGCAGGAATGGGCTACTGTGGTACACCAACAATTAAAGATTTAAAAGAAAAAGGACAATTTATAAGGATAACACAGGCTGGTTTGATTGAAAGTCATCCTCATGATATACAAGTTACAAAAGAAGCACCTAATTATAGTAGGAGATAGGGGACAGGGAACAGAGAACAGGGGACAGAGATTAGAGAACAGAGAACAGGGGACAGGGGACAGATATAAAAAATTAAAAATTGAAAATGGAAAA encodes the following:
- a CDS encoding alpha-glucosidase, encoding MEKKWWKESVIYQVYPRSFYDSNGDGIGDLRGIIQKLDYIKDLGANVIWLNPVYKSPNTDNGYDISDYYDIMDEFGTMEDFDELLEEVHKRGMKLIMDLVVNHTSDEHIWFIESRSSKDNPYRDFYIWRPGKDGKEPNNWLSMFGGSAWKYDEKTNEYYLHIFAEKQPDLNWENPKVREEVYKMMKWWLDKGIDGFRMDVINFISKVNELPDDLDAEDENRLPGSKYYLNGPKVHDYLKEMNEKVLSKYDVMTVGETPGVTPEIAKLYVNSDRNELNMLFQFELMGLDCGPSGKWDTVPWSLRDFKKIMYKWYLALKDKGWNSLYLNNHDQPRSLSRFGNDEKYRVESAKLLATLVHTWHGTPYIYQGEEIGMTNIKLEDINDYRDIETFNFYKEKIKEGWDVQKIMDAIHVKSRDNARTPMQWSSEANGGFTSGEPWIKVNPNYKTINVENELKNPDSILNYYKKLIKLRAENDIIVYGDVKLILEEDDNIFAYLRTLEEERLFVLLNFSEEEVEFNMPDEIQCEDSVILLSNYKVDSNKIDNITLRPYEARIYRLY
- the guaB gene encoding IMP dehydrogenase, which encodes MEKFLKEGLTFDDVLLIPAKSEVLPKEVCVETYLTRKIKLNIPIMSAGMDTVTEAKLAIAIAREGGIGIIHKNMSIERQAMEVDKVKRSEHGVITNPFYLSPEHNVSDALELMERYHISGVPITDENKKLVGIITNRDIRFETDTSKKIKEVMTKDNLVTAKKGISMDQAQELMKKYKIEKLPLVDDDGKLVGLITIKDIEKSIEYPNSAKDNKGRLLVGAAVGVTKDILDRVKALVDAQVDVVVIDTAHGHSKGVIEAVSKVKERFPELQLIAGNVATAEATEDLIKAGADAVKVGIGPGSICTTRVVAGVGVPQITAIYDCAQAAKKYNIPIIGDGGIKYSGDIVKAIAAGADVVMMGSLFAGTEESPGETVLYQGRRFKVYRGMGSIGAMSSGSKDRYFQEDSKKLVPEGVEGRVPYKGPLKDTIFQLVGGLKAGMGYCGTPTIKDLKEKGQFIRITQAGLIESHPHDIQVTKEAPNYSRR